The following nucleotide sequence is from Siniperca chuatsi isolate FFG_IHB_CAS linkage group LG2, ASM2008510v1, whole genome shotgun sequence.
TTTGACTCTACTGCTTTTCTCCACTCCTGCGCACTCACCTTGATTTCAGCTTTTTCCATCAGTGCGCaagggcagcagcagctgcagtacAGTTAAAATATGGAAAGGGAAGCTTCAGTCACGCTTATGAAAACTCCCTGTTGCTCACTTTGGCTGGTGGAGAAGAATCTTTATTCTTGAAGCTCATCAGATGGATCCTCAAGTAATTTCAAGGCAGTACACAAACAAGGAATCTTTGCTTAAGTAAAGTTAATTACTTTACTTACTCTGCAGTGAAGttgtaattttaattattttgtcagtaCAACTTCCGATGGATCATATTCCTGGACTGGTGTTAACCAAAGGCccaaataaaacttaaaaaatgtatctggaaatgtgaaaaaaagtgtaGGCATGCGCAAAAATCACAGGCTGTGATGAATCACTGTTTTCTAAGAGGGTTGAACTTATAAAAATCCTTCTGTGAAGTGTGTGAAGAatgtaaaaggaaaacaacaaatcGATCTAGGCTGAGCTGGCTGATGATCAGGACAAAGAAGCAGTGGTAACTGGAGCACACAGTTCTGTTTTTCTACTCTCAGTTTACTTTAAATTATAcaaattttactttactttattaacaaaTTAATTCACTTGTTTTTGTCACCTTCTAACACCTTCACTACACATCCAGACTGATGTACCATAGATGTAGATCCAGTCTTTGCTCAGCCCCTGCAGGACTGCCCCACCCGCATGAGGAAATGTTTTGGCAATCTTGTAATACTAATGCAGAATATCTGCTGGTGATGAGGGTTTCAAAAGTAGGgcagatacttctgtatttCCAGTGCATGTCTACCTAGCAATTTTAACATTAAGTCCATCTTTTAGTTAAGGTGAACTTATCTGCCCCTAACTGTGTTTTAGATACATAGAGATGAGTCATAAGATGCAATTTATATGCCGTCACATATATCATCATTTATGTTATTTggagatttttttgtaattgtgttGATTAGACACAGATATTTTCAGATATCTGAGTTAGATTTCTGAATTCTACTGTGCACGACGTGGCTGTTATTCAAGGCTTTTTTTAGCGGTACTAAACAGTGgtgatcattttcagttaaaggAATGACTGTGTCTGGAGTGTCTGTTCTGCCAAAACAAGACTAATATGAAATGGAGAGAGCTCATCATCAAGGAAATGTACGAAAGAGCTTCGTTGGAAGGCTACTCAAAAAAGAGAGTTATGTTTTCTTTACTCTCCTGACACACATAGACATAAACAGCAGTAGAGATTTACAGCTCTGATGTTGACTGAAGATATTAATAACTCCTCTGAAGATCTCTCAAGTGGACTTGCACCCAATATTAGTGCTCTAATAgtgctaaaatgtaaaatatctaaACTGTAGTTTTCACGTGCAAACATAGCAGCAGTTCAAAATATCAATTGACaatcaataatattaataataataatatcttgGTCTTAGATGTCAAAAAGCACAATTAAGACATATGTAATCATGAGAtaagtaaatatttttaatgatatGTTTTTTATGATATTTATGTTTGAGTCATGGCTAGTCTTAAGTTTAGTGGGCATATTTggaatttacattttagataAGGAAAACTGAATTGTAGACGAGGTTCACTATACACTGTTGACCTTTGAAATAGCAGCTGAGAAAACATTCTCACCAataggtccatttagtagctgttctggggCTTTCGGTCATATCACACATGAGCTTCACATGagcttcatcagcagatgtaGTTTTGCCAGTTTGTCATGGAATTGTGATTCTACAagtccatgacaactgggcaaactgcATCTGCTATACAGATAtaatatgatcaaaagctccaggacacctactaaatggaccttgaggagGATCCAATTAAATAGCacaatattttttggttttaaagtCAGAgtgtaataaaaaacattaattagtTAATAATGGCTAGGAATAAATTAATTACAGTCATCTGTAATGTGAATCTGGTCAATGTTTGATGGTGGTTTGCCATCCTGACCGGCAGAGATGTAATACTGTACAGGGATCTCTGACCACTACAATGAGTGTAGTTTTCACACTGATCAGATTTGCATATTGAGGTTACAAATAACAAACCAATGAGTCAGCCATCTTTGACTTTCAGTATTTAGTTGCAGCACGAGGGAAAGGAAAGATGGTTCTGGTTTTGAACAAGGGGCTGGGAGGCTCTGGGTGGCTGAGAGGGAAAAGGAAGGGCAGTGCCAGGGAACGTTGTCAGAGaaaagttcagttttgtttttccaggcaGGACAGATTCTGGCTCTGGGCCCCATTCCTGCCCTGTGATTCATATGTGATGTTTATCAAATTGGCTGGAGGCTTGCCTAACTGGAGGAAAGTGAGTGGAAACTAATGGTGCATTTGTGGCAGAGCATTATGTATTTTGACAGCTGTGTGGTGATTATTTACAGCAGGCTTATGCTGATGAGATACAATGCACAgtgcaaagaaacaaacacacaatctaAAACTTCAGGATTAATAGATGAGTGAGTTTAtctctactgtgtgtgtgtatatatatctttCAGTCTCAGTCGGAGGGCACGGAGGTCATTACATTGTACACACACAGGAGCTAAGCCGATTTAAGTTGCACACATctgtttttggacatatttttaaaaggtCATCAAGTAGGCCAACAGCACACCTTAAATTACCTCCCCTCTGCTCACCTCAAACTCTTGGGTGTCTCTCGGATGAGTCCTTATACCATCAACATGCTAAAATAGCCAAAGTAGAAACTAATGTAAAAGGTTAAAGTTCCActccagacacattttaaagtatgtaaaaaaatacactgtgattaatattttgtttaaaatgtttttcccacgtaaaaagtataaaaagaaatctaaaattgggcctggaagcacatctactctttctccgtCATTGAGCAATTCTGGCACTATGAATGTCCCGTCCACTACCGCTGCTGGTTACGTTGTCCAGTGTTAGGTTGACCGATGCGGGTGAAAGCATGGATGTGGGTAATAGAGCGGTGCGCGTCAAGATGGCTAGGAAACACTTGAGACATTCAGcaatacatgtttgagcctcagaaCCCACATGAAGAATCTATTATGCAccaaaatagataaataataagattgttagcttgtaactggcagtgggtgacacagcgttagtggttgtgaaacatacaataatatctgctaagatgttacagtgtgttcgtATTGTTATGTAATGTTAGTAGACAGTGGAAGTAGCaggcctgtcacaataattACGTTATCGACTTATCGTACgatatatacaatatgtaattATCGCCTGTCATGATAGACTTATCGTTTATGGACATGATCTTGATCATTTTTGCTAACCTTGATATTGCCCTTTGTGATTACATGCATTTTTATTgacataagaatgtcaccaacattttagccaacatgatgccagaataaacagtaGGTTTTTCCCACCAAAGAATTAATGACTTCTTAACCTACCCCTGTGCCAAATGTTTAGTATTTATTTAAGAGtccatttcatttattgttttggttgtttggtTATATTTACGTTTTTATTTAggatgttttaacattttttcacattccaATTCTTATATTCTTAAGATTTTTCACTTAAAAAGGGTGTACTTGTATTATTATGCttatatcagtggcataaaatggtcttaaaatgacaatgtaaTTTATCACAATTATTTCGGTGACAAAATATCGTCCAgcaaaagtagttatcgtgacaggcctaagtggaaggaagctcaagggtccggtttacatccaaaaccTGCACACTACCATGTTTGGTGTCAAAACTCTCattctctgtactgacaagtctgCTCTGCGCTGGAGTTTTCGGGTTTCTTTGTGGGTGGCATTGCAATTGGCTTTAGAGTAGGTTTGAATCTGAACTGGTCAGATGATTCAGCTCGATGTGTTGTTTCAAAAATCCGTGACcaatcagattctgtgacccaaaacactggcATGCCGGCTGCCGCAAAATACAGCGCGTGAGTGACTCTCGCGGGATTGAACAATGCTCACATTCACTAGTTGCAAACAGATACTttcagttcaccaaaaacatgagcacgtTCAATGAACGGCACGCTTTGAGCACATTCATGCAAAACATtggatacaagtcagtaaaatcaaaaaaagtctgacatttttggGGACTTAACATAAGAgattttgagtggaggggtaatTACTCGCATgcaacattttttgcatttaccATGGTTTAACAGATACATATTGGCTCAATCAGAATCTCATTGGGATTTAGCCCAGTTTCCTTTGGGCCTCTCTGGGGTCAAAGAGCCTTAACCCACCAGAACTGCAGTTTTCTCACAACTCTCACTGTTGGCCAGTGTTGACAATCGAGCCTTTATCCAAAAACCAttcctttcccctctctctaAGTACTAATTTCCTGTATCAGTATATCTGCCCCTCCTCCTGTTGAATTTAATCAGTGTAGTAAAAGTTCAGGCAGAAGACTGCTCAAGGTATAGGTTTGCAGTTTTACAGTCTCAGTGTTTTTATGGGTAAGATCCAAAAGAAACCAGATACTACTGTATTGGGCggttacaaaaaacaaaaacaaacaaacaaacaaacaaacaggaccaATGAACATGTATTTCTGTTATTAAACTTTCTTTGTGGGTAGGATGAGCCGACCCTAACTAGCAGAACCAAAATGAAGTGTGTTGAAGTGTGTGTTGTGGGGAggttttgttctctctcttaaCCAATCTACGAATCTGTCATAGGACCATGAAGGTCGGCACGGGACTCTTCTCTGCATTGGCTCTGTTCCTCCTGATGGGGGCAGTGTTCACCCAGAGATCTCGGCCAAAGAAGCCCACCAGGCGCCCAGCCACCACGAGGAAGCCTTCTGTCCCCCAGCCTGCTGTACCGGCACAGCCAGAACCCCAGGAGcctacagacttccctccaCCCATCCTGGGACCACCCTCCATATTTCCTGACTGCCCCCGGGAATGTTTATGCTCCCCGAGCTATCCCAACTCTCTCAACTGTGAGAACCGGAACATCCGTGTGATCCCTGTCATCCCATCTAGAACCCATTACTTGTACCTGCAGAACAACTACATCTCAGAGGTGACGGCAGAGCCGTTCCTCAACGCCACTGATGTCCGCTGGATCAACTTAGCTAATAACCGCATTCATCGAATaaataaacaggtcagaaagaTTCCTTGATTCATATTCATGATTTGAAAATACCATAATACCATCTAAAACTGTTTTCTGTATCTATCTCTTGTGCAGGTGTTTGAGAAGATACCAGCACTGCTGTACCTCTATGCGCAGCGTAACCAGCTGAAAGAGGTCCCTTCAGGTCTCCCAGCAAGCCTAGAACAGCTCCGCCTCGGTAGGAACCGTATTTCTAAGATCCCTGCCGGAGCCTTCAGCAAGATGGGGAACCTGACTCTGCTCGACCTATACCACAATCAGGTAAGCCTATGTTTAAGGGTACCTTTGTGAACATCTACTACACTGTGCTGTTTAGGTATGAGC
It contains:
- the LOC122867726 gene encoding prolargin; its protein translation is MKVGTGLFSALALFLLMGAVFTQRSRPKKPTRRPATTRKPSVPQPAVPAQPEPQEPTDFPPPILGPPSIFPDCPRECLCSPSYPNSLNCENRNIRVIPVIPSRTHYLYLQNNYISEVTAEPFLNATDVRWINLANNRIHRINKQVFEKIPALLYLYAQRNQLKEVPSGLPASLEQLRLGRNRISKIPAGAFSKMGNLTLLDLYHNQLSDSDLGKNTFKDLKSLMQLNVAHNALKKMPAGIPNGVIQLFLDRNSIDGIPKDYFKEFTHLAFVRLNYNQLSDKGVPKDVFKIPTLLDLQLAHNQLASVPLFNGHLEQLHLNHNSIESINGTLICPHSLQADLSDDSLVPRLRYLRLDGNHLSPPIPLDVIICFRHLHSIVI